From one Bos indicus x Bos taurus breed Angus x Brahman F1 hybrid chromosome 7, Bos_hybrid_MaternalHap_v2.0, whole genome shotgun sequence genomic stretch:
- the LOC113896673 gene encoding olfactory receptor 10H1-like — translation MAAILRLNYTSVTEFILIGFSTFPHLQLMFFLLFLLMYLFTLLGNLLIMATIWKEDSLHTPMYLFLCALSISEVLYTFAIIPRMLADLLSTDRSISFTACASQMFFSFTPGFTHSFLLTVMGYDRYVAICHPLRYNVLMSPRGCACLVAWSWVGGLVVGLVVTSSIFQLTFCGSNEIHYFGCHVPPLLKLACGTEVQVVAKGVGLVCIAALLGCGLLILLSYAFIVAAILRIPSAEGRHKAFSTCASHLTVVVVHYGFASVIYLKPKGPQSLEGDTLMGITYTVLTPFLSPIIFSLRNKELKIAMKKTFLSKLYTSSI, via the coding sequence ATGGCTGCCATTCTGAGGCTAAATTACACCTCAGTGACTGAATTCATCCTCATCGGCTTCTCCACCTTCCCCCACCTTCAGCTGATGTTCTTCCTGCTGTTCCTGCTGATGTACCTGTTCACACTGCTGGGGAACCTGCTCATCATGGCCACCATCTGGAAGGAGGAcagcctccacacccccatgtacctCTTCCTGTGCGCCCTCTCCATCTCCGAGGTCCTCTACACCTTCGCCATCATCCCGCGCATGCTGGCCGACCTGCTCTCCACCGACCGCTCCATCTCCTTCACGGCCTGTGCCAGCCAGATGTTCTTCTCCTTCACGCCCGGCTTCACCCACTCCTTCCTGCTCACTGTCATGGGCTATgaccgctacgtggccatctgccATCCCCTGCGCTACAACGTGCTCATGAGCCCCCGAGGCTGCGCCTGCCTGGTGGCCTGGTCCTGGGTTGGTGGCTTAGTTGTTGGGCTAGTGGTGACATCTTCCATTTTCCAACTTACTTTCTGTGGGTCTAATGAAATTCACTATTTTGGCTGCCATGTGCCACCTCTTTTGAAGTTGGCCTGTGGAACTGAAGTGCAAGTAGTGGCCAAGGGCGTGGGCCTGGTGTGTATCGCCGCCCTGCTGGGCTGTGGTCTCCTCATCCTCTTGTCTTACGCGTTCATCGTGGCCGCCATCTTGAGGATCCCTTCAGCCGAGGGCCggcacaaagccttctccacGTGTGCGTCCCACCTCACCGTGGTGGTCGTGCACTACGGCTTTGCCTCTGTCATCTACCTCAAGCCCAAGGGTCCCCAGTCTCTGGAAGGAGACACGCTGATGGGCATCACCTACACGGTCCTCACTCCCTTCCTGAGCCCCATCATCTTCAGTCTCAGGAACAAGGAGCTGAAGATCGCCATGAAGAAGACCTTCCTCAGCAAGCTCTACACTTCCAGCATCTGA